The genomic stretch gagaagtctctgtgaggagtccagggaagcttcgtggattcggagtagttatccttgaggaagacggtgatcgacctcatcacgttcatccctgcttCAATTTTGTAGACCCTTATTTTAATGGCTGTGATCAGCTGATCAGGGTCATACCAGGGCTGTGTACAATTCATGATGGACTCTTATTGAGTGCTCTGCCATGATCATAGTTGGGcccagatgggccccacatgtaaatTCACTACAATCACTAAACTAAGGTATGCTGGATTACAGCTTGTCAGAATTGTACATGAATGGGCATTGTTAGATCTCTCATGTAAACAGGGAAATGTAAGATATCATATCAACAGGGACTAGATTTTTCCCTTTCTTATTGGCATAAATGGGGAAAAAGGTTTCCTGTTATCTGAAGAGACAGTTACCAATTTTCTCATTTTCGTTGAATTTTCTCTCCTCTATCCATTGAGGTACTGTAAAGTATCTTTTTCATCTTcctggaaaataaaaaaataaataaaaaatcagcacAATTATCTCGTCCAAGGCTGTTCACTTGAACTTTTTATTACTGGAGATGGTTTTGGTAGGCTTTCTCCGGATTTTTTCCTTCTTGAATTTGAAGACGTGATCATCTCATCTCCTTAGATTTTATGTAGAATTTGTGTATTCTCTTTGCTTGCGATAAGCTGAATGTAGGGATTGTTTATGACAGCAGATGCAGATAACTACTGGAAAATATCACACACTTCTGATCAATGACAACTCCTTGTACTCTTGCGGTTCCAGTTTATGTGGAGTTCTTGGCCATGGTCCGGTTACAACCCAACGGGAAGCACTTACCCGGGTCaattttccatccaaatcacgTGTCATCCATGTGTCAGCATCCCACAACCATGCAGCTTTTGTCATGCAGTCAGGAGAGGTTTGTAGTGCTTGAAACTCATGAGTCCTGGGAAGTGTTTGTATCTGTTGAATATTACAGTTCTCTTCTTCTCATCCAGGTGTTTACTTGCGGTGATAATTCATCATTTTGTTGTGGTCATGGTGAAGTGAGGCGTGCTATTTTCAAGCCTACTCGTGTTGAAGCACTGAAGGGAGTCCCTTGCAAGCAGGTAAGGCATATGTTACCGTTGTCACTTCGCTGGGTCCTGATGCATCATGGCATGCTTGAACTACACTAAGTTAGAGTCTATGCTTGAGGTAAACTGGAAATGCAGTGTATGCACTTCTAAGATGATTGATAATTGACTAAGTCAGTCTCCAAAATAAAAACTGGCATTAAATATAATTATTTATTGATATTTGTTTAAGTTGGTGCATTACGACTCATGAGGAGGCAGCTTGCATATCTTGTCATGCCGTGGTTATCAGGTCTTTACCAATTTGTTTCTCATGGTAAAAATGATGAGTATCTGGTATCTAAGAGTTCTACTACGTTTCTCACTAACACAAGATAAAAGAACTGCAAAATACTCTAAACAAGAACTCCACCATTCAAAGATTTGATACGCTAAATCACCTACGTAGTATTTTTATCAAGACATAGGATGAAGGTGTGTAGGAGATATATGAGGCAGCAGTGACATTTACAGATGGCATGGAGAGATCTACATGAACTAACTGCAGAAAGAGACAAGTGAATCAGTTAAAGTAACTTTTCAGTAGATGACATGACATCCATCTGAACTGCTTTTGTTTAGTTCAAGATTGACACCTTCACTGTTCTCTCAACAAGTTAAAGAGTATTTGTTCCATGATCTTTGTAATAGGTGGCAGCGAATAGTTGGTATATGAACTTTGTAGAATGTTCATGTAGCATGGGACGAATGAAGGCGAAGAAATTTCCTAGTTCTCTTAACTGATGGAACATCCTTATTATGAAGCTTCAGACAAGTGTTCACATTGTGCCCTGCTCTCTTGCCAGTAGAAAAGGTAGCAAATGCCAGTATTTGAGGCACCCTTAGCAAGGGTTATGAAGTTTCTTCTTGAAGAGGAGTTTGAAGTGACACGGTTGATTGTTTCTCTTCCGTCTGATCTTCTGGAAATTTTCATCATTTAGAGGTGCCATTAACAGTAATTCGACCTTTAATTTTCCCAAATACACTCTTAATGGACTGAAATAGAATATGTCGTCTTCATTTTTGTTTAGGGATTCGGCCTTGAGTTTTTGTTTTGGTGGGGCTGGCTTTCCTAGGGTGGTTTTGtattttccttatttcttttgtttcctttttatttttatttttagtatgtctttgtttttctttctttctttcttttttggccTTTGGCCCTAATAAATTTGCATTATCCTTAAAAATAAGAACTAATGTCGTCTAGAATCGATGAATGGTGTCAAGCAATGCCGTTTTCTTTTGTAACTTTTGCATTACAAAGAagattctttcttttttttttttagcaaataaatttctgattttttccCCAAATGTTTGAAAGATGTTGCTTTGAATCAACAAATGCTTTTTATTAAAGATATCAACAAAAGCTTTGTGAATATCATTTCTTTATCTTTGAATTGATTTCTTCTCTTTTGTCAGGTTGCAACTGGGCTTAATTTTACCGTGATCCTCACGAGGCAGGGGCATGTGTATACATGTGGGACCAATGCACATGGACAGCTTGGCCATGGGGACACTCTAGACAGGCCTACTCCTAAAATTGTTGAACCATTTGATGTTCTCGGCTGTGTAGTTCAGATTGCTGCGGGTGCAAGTTACACCTTAGCTGTCACCGTTGATGGAACAGTTCATTCTTTCGGTTCTGGCTCCAACTTCTGTCTTGGCCATGGAGACCAACACAATGAGTTCCAACCACGTGCCATCCAGTCATTTAAGAGGAAGAACATTCATGTAGTTCGTGTCTCTGCTGGGGATGAGCATGCAGTAGCACTCGATTCCAGTGGATATGTAAGTCTCCTTGGACATCTGTTAAATCGATTACCTTTTGACACATTATCTTAGGATAATGTTAAAAAAATACACGCACAAGTATTTTAATATGTATGCgcctaaaatagtaaaatttaaaGAGAGAAAAATCCCGAAAAGCTATCACTCTGTGTATTATGTATTTGTATCTAAGACCTAGGGCCATGCCCAGTCATGTTGCAGTTCTCCATGACTAGAAAAACCAAAATCATTTTTATGCAGTTGTAAGCTTTTCTAATGGTAATGCTTTGTGTTAAAATGTTGTTTTGTAGGTGTATACATGGGGCAAAGGCTATTGTGGTGCATTGGGCCATGGAGATGAGAATGACAAGACTATTCCAGGATTACTGACAAGTCTTAAGGGCCACCTTGCTGTGCAGGTATGTCATAATTGGATTTTTTCCCCCCATTTGGCAAGAGAGtgtagagattgagaaggatgttgcccatagaatacGATTTGAGTGGAAGAAATAGAGAAGTGCCTCTGAAGTTTGATGTGATCATTGACTGAAAGGGAAaatttataggatggctataagactaGTCATGCTTTATGGAACTAAATGTTGGATAGTTAAGTAACAAGATGTTCATAGGGTGAGTGTAGCTGAAGTTaggatgttgaaatggatgagtggcaaaaCAAGGAagaatataattagaaatgaatgcattcaagggaatttaggagtCACACCAATAGGTAAcatgatgagggaaagtagaattAGATGGTTTGGGCATGTGTAACAGAGATCAAGAGCTTGACTGGTTAGAAGgcgtgagttggtacaagttgtaggtccaaaaggacatgagtggaggtagtaagaaaagactcaaTGACCTATGGTGTAGTGTAACTGAAGTTATGACCCGTGATAGAGTGGAATGCCGGAaaatgattcatgtagctgaccccaattaattggtataaggcttaaatgatgatgatgatgatttggcaagaaaggagAACTTAGTAAGAAGTTGTTTATTTAAATCTTTATCTGAGTAGAAAGTAAAACGAAAATCCAATCTTCTTAAATGATGAAAGTGGTTATGCTGGTCATTTCTTTTTCATTGGtaacataaatatatatttttgataGGTAATCTAGGCTTGAGCCTGAGGCCTGAGTGTTGAGATGAAGCTTACACAGGCTATCTCAAGCCTGTAGGGTAGCTATAAATTATTAGTGCTAGTCAAAATTGAAGTAAACTTGAATTGCAAACTCAGACTTGAGGAGAATTCAAGTTTGAAAAGTTCACGCTCTactagtgttcgaagtatcggtatcgccggtgttcgaaatatcggtatcatgcaatgtatcgcacccttgggatacagatatgtattggttatcgcacgggatatattgtttgtatcgcataacttatcacactttttgggaaacatagggaaacattgggaaaatggttgaatttttcaatgaaacttcagggatggttaaaaaagactttaatacacacttttaaatcataacatctcaaaaaataagtacagacaataggtttcctttgtatagggtcataaGCCATGcactgtctgattgaactaagtcaactatattcaaatataatgtataacatttataaatgtatcaa from Magnolia sinica isolate HGM2019 chromosome 17, MsV1, whole genome shotgun sequence encodes the following:
- the LOC131230241 gene encoding ultraviolet-B receptor UVR8 isoform X1, yielding MADRERSFSIEELPSHLILEILTSGRLSAADLACLEKTSRIFGGSHGLYPHKFRSMAEFAAFHLCGAHSIFGSLPMNARMELLDRCSGNWKRVLRFLQSVEQSSGMVETSAGNQMQITTGKYHTLLINDNSLYSCGSSLCGVLGHGPVTTQREALTRVNFPSKSRVIHVSASHNHAAFVMQSGEVFTCGDNSSFCCGHGEVRRAIFKPTRVEALKGVPCKQVATGLNFTVILTRQGHVYTCGTNAHGQLGHGDTLDRPTPKIVEPFDVLGCVVQIAAGASYTLAVTVDGTVHSFGSGSNFCLGHGDQHNEFQPRAIQSFKRKNIHVVRVSAGDEHAVALDSSGYVYTWGKGYCGALGHGDENDKTIPGLLTSLKGHLAVQVCARKRKTFVLMDNGSTFGFGWMGFGSLGFSDRGASDKVTKPRILDSLRAHHISQISTGLYHTVAVTNRGLIFGFGDNERGQLGHGSLRGCLQPTEIVVQTTSEETDISDESG
- the LOC131230241 gene encoding ultraviolet-B receptor UVR8 isoform X2, whose protein sequence is MADRERSFSIEELPSHLILEILTSGRLSAADLACLEKTSRIFGGSHGLYPHKFRSMAEFAAFHLCGAHSIFGSLPMNARMELLDRCSGNWKRVLRFLQSVEQSSGMVETSAGNMQITTGKYHTLLINDNSLYSCGSSLCGVLGHGPVTTQREALTRVNFPSKSRVIHVSASHNHAAFVMQSGEVFTCGDNSSFCCGHGEVRRAIFKPTRVEALKGVPCKQVATGLNFTVILTRQGHVYTCGTNAHGQLGHGDTLDRPTPKIVEPFDVLGCVVQIAAGASYTLAVTVDGTVHSFGSGSNFCLGHGDQHNEFQPRAIQSFKRKNIHVVRVSAGDEHAVALDSSGYVYTWGKGYCGALGHGDENDKTIPGLLTSLKGHLAVQVCARKRKTFVLMDNGSTFGFGWMGFGSLGFSDRGASDKVTKPRILDSLRAHHISQISTGLYHTVAVTNRGLIFGFGDNERGQLGHGSLRGCLQPTEIVVQTTSEETDISDESG